One stretch of Lacrimispora sphenoides DNA includes these proteins:
- a CDS encoding glycosyl hydrolase family 95 catalytic domain-containing protein, with the protein MFREQVREFRNTLDLKAFLDSYDFVWENLRYHEGPIREIINDRIAHIPKDWGNGGLIGNGLIGANIYKNSISSMKWGIGRGDIDGPTNCPELGCLQQRLSLGDIILEVKNPIKKESLSVSLRKAEVLGVIETDKGTLKYSSIAYAKKDCIIIDAEWEDDVAFNLSYVPSHGMTLKHHAAEAHEVPEKCFPPATERKMADNIEIHNQKILDESLSPKGQFSIGLASKEAGHNHKIWYISIGFSRHGSASEQEAEEEIKQVMAIDLKEIYRSHQKHWEDFYRKSIVKLPEEYWEKFYLMQLYKLGCCTRPGNLHVIDNMGVWPTLSAWPAAWWNLNVQLIYSSMQKANHLELIESLIDTLEHYDKTLTENAKPLEIDDGWFIGRSAGRNMKSYPPSYEDIMAEKPERVIIFELGNLTWALHCVYRYYKSTMDQNILKRFYPMLKKAANSYLRIAYKKEDGKWHLPMTSSPEYPGPINSTSNPVKDANYDLSLFRWALITLIESAKTLGFDDEPLMDTWIEHLENLTDYSMDETGYTIGKDLPLTVSHRHYSHLLQFFPLHIVSEDNEAERKVIEQSIKTWMSMPEYLQGYSFTGSAAMLAALGDGNYAYKRLRGLKDFLNPNTLYTEGGGPVIETPLSANESIHYMLMQCHGGSVKIFPAMPDVWKNAEFYGLLAEGGFEISARYTDDETEFVYIKSRAGEPLIIKPNFKTGFAIESDQEMKYETLENGCYKFELNAGEDMLLVKNFR; encoded by the coding sequence ATGTTCAGAGAGCAGGTACGTGAATTTAGAAACACATTGGATTTAAAAGCATTTTTAGACAGCTATGATTTTGTCTGGGAAAATCTAAGATATCACGAAGGACCTATACGGGAAATCATCAATGACAGAATCGCTCATATCCCAAAGGATTGGGGAAATGGGGGACTCATCGGTAACGGTTTAATCGGTGCAAATATTTATAAAAACAGTATCAGTTCCATGAAGTGGGGAATCGGCCGAGGGGACATCGATGGGCCAACCAACTGCCCGGAGTTAGGCTGTTTACAACAACGGCTTTCCCTTGGCGATATCATTCTTGAAGTAAAAAATCCTATCAAAAAAGAAAGCTTATCCGTCTCCTTGCGCAAAGCAGAGGTTCTTGGAGTGATTGAAACAGATAAAGGCACCCTAAAATACTCCAGTATTGCATATGCAAAAAAAGACTGCATCATCATTGATGCTGAATGGGAAGATGACGTTGCGTTTAATTTATCCTATGTCCCAAGCCATGGCATGACATTAAAACACCATGCCGCAGAAGCTCATGAAGTACCGGAAAAGTGTTTTCCACCAGCAACAGAACGAAAAATGGCAGATAACATTGAAATACATAATCAGAAAATTCTTGATGAGTCCTTATCTCCAAAAGGGCAGTTCTCTATCGGCCTTGCGTCAAAAGAAGCAGGTCATAACCACAAAATATGGTATATATCAATAGGATTCAGCCGGCATGGATCTGCGTCAGAACAAGAAGCAGAAGAAGAAATCAAGCAGGTCATGGCAATTGATTTAAAAGAAATATACAGAAGCCACCAGAAACATTGGGAAGATTTTTACAGAAAAAGCATCGTTAAATTACCAGAAGAGTATTGGGAAAAGTTTTATCTCATGCAGTTATATAAGCTGGGCTGCTGTACCAGGCCTGGCAACCTTCATGTCATTGATAATATGGGTGTATGGCCAACGTTAAGCGCATGGCCGGCTGCATGGTGGAATTTAAATGTCCAGCTTATTTATTCCTCAATGCAGAAAGCGAATCATTTAGAACTAATAGAATCTCTCATAGATACTTTGGAGCACTATGACAAAACGCTCACGGAAAATGCAAAGCCTTTGGAAATTGATGACGGATGGTTTATCGGGCGTTCAGCCGGGCGCAATATGAAATCTTATCCGCCTTCTTATGAGGATATCATGGCTGAAAAACCAGAACGGGTCATAATATTCGAGCTTGGCAATCTTACCTGGGCACTCCATTGTGTCTATCGATATTATAAAAGTACCATGGACCAGAACATTTTAAAAAGATTTTATCCTATGCTTAAGAAGGCTGCAAACAGTTACTTAAGGATCGCCTATAAGAAGGAGGATGGCAAGTGGCATCTGCCTATGACCAGCTCACCTGAATATCCCGGACCCATTAATTCTACATCCAATCCTGTCAAAGATGCCAATTATGACCTTTCTTTATTCCGGTGGGCGCTTATTACTTTGATTGAATCGGCGAAAACACTGGGTTTTGATGATGAACCGCTTATGGATACCTGGATCGAGCACCTTGAAAACCTGACAGATTACTCCATGGATGAAACAGGCTATACGATCGGAAAGGATTTACCTCTTACCGTATCCCATCGCCATTATTCTCACCTATTGCAGTTTTTCCCGCTTCACATAGTTAGCGAAGATAATGAAGCAGAACGAAAGGTTATTGAACAGTCAATAAAAACGTGGATGAGTATGCCGGAATATCTGCAAGGATATTCCTTTACCGGAAGCGCTGCTATGCTGGCAGCATTAGGTGATGGCAATTATGCATATAAGCGTTTAAGAGGTCTGAAAGATTTCTTAAATCCAAATACTCTTTATACGGAAGGCGGGGGGCCTGTGATCGAAACGCCCCTTTCAGCAAACGAATCCATTCACTATATGTTAATGCAGTGCCACGGAGGTAGCGTAAAGATTTTCCCGGCAATGCCAGATGTATGGAAAAATGCTGAATTTTATGGACTGTTGGCTGAGGGCGGTTTTGAAATATCAGCCAGGTATACAGATGACGAAACAGAATTTGTATATATAAAAAGCAGAGCCGGAGAACCGCTTATCATAAAGCCTAATTTCAAAACAGGGTTTGCAATCGAATCAGATCAAGAAATGAAATATGAGACCCTGGAAAACGGCTGCTATAAATTTGAATTGAATGCAGGCGAAGATATGCTGCTGGTAAAGAATTTCAGATGA
- a CDS encoding FAD-binding oxidoreductase — MLCVQILRRITMKYRKEPELTGRIVLPNDPQYNSARQEFNTFFNKFPLVIVFAKETQDVINAIRWARYTGVPLRMRSGRHNYEGLSALNGGLIIDVSEMKQLEINRKKGTVTLQTGLRNVEIIEELGSQGLVVPPGLCPTPGIAGVTLGGGHSSLSRPWGLVIDNLLEAELVDADGCVLHASADRNPDLFWALRGGGGGNFGVCTSFRFRTHEIDTVAYAAINWELEDLKPVLKTWQEYTLPDADNRFTPLLSIISGEQSFLLAQGVFLGSAKVLRELLRPLLRSGSPTSVFIEDIPWVEAAARIGKTQPVSPEPFKSVGPYVDELLPDEAIDIIQRFITNPPTGSVSLLFHGLGGAVADIPSKATAYFQRNALSNMSIYATWNEPEGAGPGIHWVDQFRREMLPYTNGVYINTQDLSIENWPKVYYGGNFERLTRIKATYDPENFFRFPQSIPPASRCRE, encoded by the coding sequence ATGTTATGCGTCCAAATATTAAGGAGAATAACAATGAAATATAGAAAAGAGCCCGAACTGACTGGACGGATTGTTTTACCAAATGATCCGCAGTACAACTCCGCCCGTCAGGAATTCAATACGTTTTTTAATAAATTTCCACTGGTTATTGTATTCGCAAAGGAAACACAGGATGTCATCAATGCCATACGCTGGGCGCGTTATACCGGAGTACCGCTCCGAATGCGCTCTGGACGCCACAACTATGAGGGTTTGTCTGCGCTGAATGGCGGGCTTATCATCGATGTCAGCGAAATGAAACAACTGGAGATAAATCGCAAAAAAGGCACAGTCACACTCCAGACAGGGCTTCGGAATGTTGAAATTATAGAAGAACTTGGTTCACAGGGTTTAGTCGTTCCGCCGGGGTTATGCCCCACCCCTGGTATTGCTGGCGTTACCTTGGGCGGTGGGCATAGCAGCCTTTCCAGACCTTGGGGGCTTGTTATTGACAATCTTCTGGAGGCAGAATTGGTAGACGCAGATGGCTGTGTGCTGCATGCAAGCGCCGACCGCAACCCAGACCTGTTTTGGGCCCTGCGGGGTGGTGGCGGAGGTAACTTTGGGGTTTGCACTTCCTTCCGTTTTCGTACACACGAAATCGATACGGTGGCTTATGCTGCAATCAACTGGGAACTAGAAGACTTAAAGCCGGTGCTAAAGACCTGGCAGGAATACACGCTTCCCGACGCAGACAACAGGTTTACACCGCTGTTATCGATTATATCAGGAGAGCAATCCTTTTTGCTTGCACAAGGGGTGTTTCTCGGCTCAGCCAAAGTATTGCGCGAATTGCTTCGTCCCTTGCTCCGGTCCGGTTCACCTACTAGCGTATTTATTGAGGATATACCATGGGTAGAAGCCGCAGCCCGTATTGGAAAGACCCAGCCCGTTAGCCCGGAGCCATTTAAAAGCGTTGGGCCTTATGTCGATGAATTGCTGCCGGATGAGGCAATTGACATCATACAGCGTTTTATTACAAATCCACCAACCGGTTCTGTGTCTCTCCTGTTCCATGGTTTGGGTGGGGCGGTAGCTGATATTCCCAGCAAAGCCACAGCGTACTTCCAGCGTAATGCGCTGTCAAATATGTCTATTTATGCCACATGGAACGAGCCCGAGGGTGCAGGCCCCGGTATTCATTGGGTGGATCAATTTCGAAGGGAAATGCTGCCATATACCAATGGTGTTTATATCAACACCCAGGATTTATCCATCGAAAATTGGCCAAAGGTTTACTATGGTGGTAACTTTGAGCGCTTGACAAGAATTAAGGCAACGTACGATCCGGAGAACTTTTTCCGCTTTCCGCAAAGTATACCGCCGGCTTCCAGATGCAGGGAATAA
- a CDS encoding regulatory protein RecX: MTVVEIVPVDKRRSKVILDEDFTLVLYRGEIRKFGIEEGKPLSEETYQEILNEVLFKRARERVLFLLKSSDKTEQELRRKLKDGGYPKEAADYAIEFLKEHNFINDENYGRRYVEFNSERKSGRQIQYELQKKGLDKEMIQEILTEQPVDEEAQIRAYVNKKRIKAEEMDFKERGKMMAALGRRGFSYDAISRVLGGIYSEY; the protein is encoded by the coding sequence ATGACAGTTGTGGAAATTGTGCCCGTTGATAAACGCAGGAGTAAAGTCATTCTGGATGAAGACTTTACTCTTGTCCTTTATCGAGGGGAAATCAGAAAATTTGGGATAGAGGAAGGAAAGCCGCTTTCCGAAGAGACTTATCAGGAGATCCTTAATGAGGTTTTGTTTAAAAGGGCCAGGGAAAGGGTCCTTTTTCTTCTGAAATCCTCAGATAAGACGGAACAGGAACTGAGACGGAAGTTAAAGGATGGAGGGTATCCGAAAGAAGCTGCCGATTACGCCATAGAATTTTTAAAAGAACATAACTTTATAAACGATGAGAACTATGGCCGCAGATACGTGGAATTCAATTCAGAGCGGAAAAGCGGGCGGCAGATTCAGTACGAACTGCAGAAAAAGGGTCTGGACAAAGAGATGATCCAGGAGATCCTTACAGAACAGCCTGTGGATGAAGAGGCACAGATACGGGCCTATGTGAATAAGAAGCGCATAAAAGCGGAGGAAATGGACTTTAAGGAACGAGGAAAAATGATGGCTGCCTTGGGTAGACGTGGTTTTTCTTACGATGCAATAAGCCGCGTTTTAGGCGGAATTTATAGTGAATACTGA
- a CDS encoding LOG family protein has product MNRICVYSGSNFGNSPEYKKAALQLGEILAQNKIDLVYGGSNVGLMGELSNQVLKNNGKVIGVMPKGLFPKEIANVNLTQFIEVADMHERKKKMADLSNGFIALPGGVGTYEELLETLSWAQLKIHSKPVGILNVAHFFDPLIDMIDRAIQEGFMDHSNKKLLLADSDPNHLLDKMKTYSPPELGIKWRDLQAK; this is encoded by the coding sequence TTGAATAGAATATGCGTTTATTCAGGTTCTAATTTCGGCAATAGCCCTGAATATAAAAAGGCTGCATTGCAGCTTGGAGAAATACTGGCACAAAACAAAATCGATTTGGTTTATGGCGGCTCTAATGTAGGTTTAATGGGGGAATTGTCCAATCAGGTACTTAAAAATAATGGCAAGGTTATAGGTGTGATGCCGAAAGGACTTTTCCCCAAAGAAATTGCAAATGTGAATCTTACTCAATTTATTGAAGTTGCAGATATGCATGAGAGAAAGAAAAAAATGGCAGATTTGTCTAATGGTTTTATTGCGCTGCCCGGGGGTGTTGGAACATATGAAGAGTTATTGGAAACACTTAGTTGGGCACAGCTAAAGATTCATAGTAAACCAGTGGGGATTTTGAATGTGGCCCATTTCTTTGACCCCCTTATTGACATGATTGATCGAGCGATACAAGAAGGGTTTATGGACCACTCTAACAAAAAGCTCCTTCTGGCAGACAGCGATCCCAACCATCTGTTGGACAAAATGAAGACATATTCTCCACCAGAGCTGGGTATAAAATGGCGTGATTTACAAGCAAAATAG
- the rny gene encoding ribonuclease Y, with translation MAILIAIVVSVVVAFIAWSAAITYRKNAYESKIGTAEEKSREIIDEALKTAETKKREALLEAKEESLKTKNELEKETRERRAELQRYERRVLSKEENLDKKSEVMEKREAGLAAREDALNKRNAEVESLYEKGIQELEKISGLTSEQAKEYLLKSVEDDVKHDTAKLIKELDNKAKEEAEKKAREYVVTAIQRCAADHVAETTVSVVQLPNDEMKGRIIGREGRNIRTLETLTGVELIIDDTPEAVVLSGFDPVRREVARIALERLIVDGRIHPARIEEMVEKAQKEVETNMREEGEAAALEVGIHGLHPELIRLLGKLRYRTSYGQNALKHSIEVAQLSGLLAGEIGLDIRMAKRAGLLHDIGKAVDHEMEGSHIQLGVELCKKYKESAIVLNTVESHHGDVEPQSLIACIVQAADTISAARPGARRETLETYTNRLKQLEDITNSFKGVDKSFAIQAGREVRIMVVPDQINDDDMILLARDISKKIEESLEYPGQIKVNVIRESRVTDYAK, from the coding sequence ATGGCTATATTGATTGCAATTGTAGTATCAGTAGTAGTTGCTTTTATTGCCTGGTCTGCTGCCATCACGTATCGTAAAAATGCTTACGAAAGCAAGATTGGCACTGCAGAAGAAAAATCCCGGGAAATAATAGATGAAGCATTAAAGACCGCTGAGACAAAGAAGCGCGAAGCTCTCCTTGAGGCAAAAGAAGAGTCTTTAAAGACTAAGAATGAACTGGAGAAGGAAACCAGGGAAAGAAGAGCTGAGCTTCAACGTTATGAAAGAAGAGTACTAAGCAAGGAAGAAAACCTGGACAAGAAGTCCGAGGTTATGGAAAAACGAGAAGCAGGTCTGGCTGCTCGCGAGGACGCCCTGAATAAGAGAAATGCCGAAGTGGAATCTCTCTATGAAAAAGGCATTCAGGAACTGGAAAAAATTTCTGGACTTACCTCCGAACAGGCAAAAGAATATCTTTTAAAATCTGTTGAAGATGACGTTAAACATGACACTGCGAAATTAATTAAGGAACTTGACAACAAAGCAAAAGAAGAAGCCGAAAAAAAGGCGAGGGAATACGTGGTTACAGCCATTCAAAGATGCGCTGCAGACCATGTGGCAGAAACTACGGTTTCAGTCGTGCAGCTTCCAAACGATGAGATGAAAGGAAGAATCATCGGAAGGGAAGGCCGTAACATCCGTACGTTAGAGACCCTTACGGGCGTGGAACTCATTATTGATGACACCCCTGAGGCTGTTGTATTATCCGGATTCGATCCGGTTCGTAGAGAAGTAGCCAGAATCGCGTTGGAACGCCTTATTGTGGATGGACGTATTCATCCTGCAAGAATTGAAGAGATGGTGGAAAAGGCACAAAAAGAGGTAGAAACCAATATGCGTGAAGAAGGAGAAGCCGCTGCCCTTGAAGTGGGTATTCACGGACTTCATCCGGAACTCATCAGATTGCTTGGCAAGCTGAGATACAGAACAAGCTACGGTCAGAATGCCTTAAAGCATTCCATTGAGGTGGCCCAATTGTCTGGGCTGTTGGCCGGAGAGATTGGCCTTGATATCCGCATGGCCAAGCGTGCCGGTTTACTACATGACATCGGAAAAGCCGTTGACCATGAGATGGAAGGTTCTCATATTCAGCTGGGTGTGGAGTTATGTAAGAAATATAAGGAATCTGCAATCGTGCTGAACACTGTGGAATCACATCATGGCGATGTTGAACCACAGAGCCTTATCGCTTGCATTGTCCAGGCAGCAGACACAATATCTGCCGCAAGACCTGGAGCAAGAAGAGAGACTCTGGAGACATATACAAACAGATTAAAACAGTTAGAAGATATTACCAACTCCTTTAAGGGAGTGGACAAGTCCTTTGCCATTCAGGCAGGACGCGAAGTTCGGATTATGGTAGTACCGGATCAAATTAACGATGACGATATGATACTTTTAGCCCGTGATATTTCCAAGAAGATTGAAGAATCTCTGGAATACCCGGGACAGATCAAGGTCAATGTGATCCGGGAGTCCAGAGTTACAGATTACGCGAAGTAA
- a CDS encoding S8 family peptidase, which yields MNHVREAIHCDAAHHMGYTGRGIGVAVLDTGIYLHEDFEHRMAAFVDIVHRRRDTYDDNGHGTHISGIIGGSGIASGGMYMGIAPECHIIMLKVLDKKGNGYASDVLAGLKWIRDNRERYGIRIVNISVGSFSKKGMTENSVLVRGVNAAWDDGLVVCVAAGNMGPGMNTITTPGISRKVITVGCSDDYKEVNVMGNRMIDYSGRGPTGACICKPEIIAPGAGIISCANESGQYLAKSGTSMSTPLVSGAIALLLQKYPYMTNRDVKLMLRERAVDLGLPINQQGWGMLDLERLLM from the coding sequence GTGAATCATGTGAGAGAAGCAATACACTGTGATGCTGCCCATCATATGGGCTATACAGGGCGTGGGATTGGAGTTGCAGTTCTCGATACGGGGATTTATCTTCATGAGGACTTTGAACATAGAATGGCGGCTTTTGTAGATATTGTACACCGCAGAAGGGATACCTATGACGATAACGGTCACGGGACTCATATATCAGGAATCATTGGAGGCAGCGGCATCGCTTCCGGAGGAATGTATATGGGCATTGCACCAGAGTGTCATATCATTATGCTTAAGGTATTGGATAAAAAAGGGAATGGCTATGCTTCCGATGTGCTGGCCGGACTTAAATGGATTCGTGATAACAGAGAAAGGTATGGGATCAGGATTGTAAATATTTCTGTTGGTTCCTTTTCGAAAAAGGGGATGACAGAGAATTCTGTTCTCGTGCGAGGAGTAAATGCGGCATGGGATGACGGGCTGGTGGTCTGTGTGGCTGCAGGAAACATGGGACCAGGCATGAATACGATCACAACTCCTGGAATCAGCCGGAAGGTGATTACTGTGGGGTGCTCAGATGACTATAAAGAAGTTAATGTAATGGGAAACCGGATGATTGATTATTCCGGAAGAGGTCCCACCGGTGCCTGCATCTGCAAACCGGAAATCATCGCTCCGGGGGCAGGGATTATCAGCTGCGCCAACGAATCAGGGCAATACCTTGCCAAAAGCGGAACCTCAATGTCGACACCCCTGGTTTCAGGGGCAATTGCGCTTCTTCTTCAGAAATATCCCTATATGACCAACCGGGATGTGAAACTGATGTTAAGAGAGCGGGCAGTGGATCTGGGTCTTCCCATAAATCAGCAGGGCTGGGGGATGCTTGATTTGGAGAGGCTTTTGATGTAA
- a CDS encoding LysR family transcriptional regulator has translation MQVSIGGILKYYMLINLELYRIFYTTAKLGSISKAAKELYTSQPALSQAIKQLEQKLGGELFYRNARGVSLTLEGEVLYRYIEQGYSLIQAGEHKFSELKQMTSGQLRLAVCSAVCKYDLLQYVSQYNLNYPDVYIYIKDEPSYEIARLLDMGKIDIGIINPHNLDSGKFDTIKTLEMHDCFVVGEKYKALYDESISIHMLSQKYPFIMLQKGGSTRAYIDEYFLSHGINLAPQIELSNLDLIIEFTIKGLGVACVIEEHVQKELKSNSLFKLNIQEKLPPRSLRVIVKKDMPLSTAASKFIDLMGV, from the coding sequence TTGCAAGTTAGTATAGGAGGTATATTAAAATATTATATGTTAATAAATTTAGAACTTTATAGAATTTTCTACACAACTGCAAAACTTGGGAGCATCTCCAAAGCGGCAAAAGAATTATATACGTCACAACCCGCATTAAGCCAGGCGATTAAGCAGCTTGAGCAAAAGCTGGGCGGAGAACTGTTTTATAGAAATGCCAGGGGTGTTTCCCTGACCCTTGAGGGTGAAGTCTTATATCGATATATTGAACAAGGTTATAGCTTAATACAGGCTGGGGAACACAAGTTTTCCGAACTTAAACAAATGACGTCAGGACAGTTGAGATTAGCAGTTTGCAGCGCAGTTTGCAAATATGATTTACTGCAATATGTCAGTCAATATAATCTTAACTATCCTGACGTATATATATATATTAAAGACGAACCAAGCTATGAAATAGCCCGCTTATTGGACATGGGAAAAATTGATATAGGTATCATTAACCCTCACAATCTTGACAGTGGTAAATTCGATACAATTAAAACTTTAGAAATGCATGACTGCTTTGTTGTCGGTGAAAAGTATAAAGCTTTATATGACGAATCGATTTCTATTCATATGCTATCTCAAAAATACCCGTTTATCATGCTTCAAAAGGGAGGCAGCACAAGAGCATATATTGATGAATATTTTTTATCTCATGGAATTAATTTAGCTCCACAAATTGAATTAAGTAACTTGGATTTGATAATTGAATTCACGATCAAAGGGTTGGGTGTAGCTTGTGTCATAGAAGAACATGTACAAAAGGAATTAAAAAGCAATTCCCTGTTTAAGCTTAATATTCAGGAAAAGCTGCCTCCCCGAAGTTTAAGGGTTATCGTTAAAAAGGATATGCCGCTTTCCACGGCGGCCAGTAAATTTATAGACTTGATGGGTGTATAA
- a CDS encoding M20 family metallopeptidase has translation MENHRSDATLLTQNLIRIDSTDPGAYEKNIAEYIFNRLSSLSVPVIKKEVLPGRYNIMAKIKGEIDDPALVYICHMDTVTIGDGWTTAPLGAEVINGRIYGRGACDMKSGLACALSAFSAMAEAAASGKIPRHSFVFIGTVDEEDFMRGVEDVIKEGWVTKKSFVLDTEPTNGQIQVAHKGRTWFEVTVTGVTAHASTPWKGADAIAAMAEIISSIRRRIGECPTHEDLGISTVTFGQIEGGYRPYVVPDQCKVWIDMRLVPPTDTAAAISIVEQAIREAAIAVPGITSSYEITGDRPFIEKDENSYLLKALKAAAEETTGKTVPVSYFPGYTDTAVIAGKLHNPNCMSYGPGDLELAHKPDEFVPCEDILRCEEVLTRLARSIIF, from the coding sequence ATGGAAAATCATCGATCCGATGCCACTTTGCTGACACAGAACCTGATCCGCATCGACAGTACGGATCCCGGTGCATACGAAAAAAATATTGCCGAATATATTTTTAACCGGCTATCTTCCCTGTCTGTCCCTGTCATAAAAAAAGAGGTCCTGCCGGGCCGTTATAATATTATGGCAAAAATTAAAGGAGAAATCGACGACCCTGCTCTTGTTTATATCTGCCACATGGATACGGTAACCATTGGAGACGGCTGGACAACCGCCCCTCTTGGAGCGGAGGTTATTAATGGAAGGATTTATGGCCGGGGAGCCTGTGACATGAAATCCGGACTGGCCTGCGCTCTCTCCGCCTTTTCCGCCATGGCAGAGGCGGCGGCTTCCGGAAAAATCCCCAGGCATTCCTTTGTTTTCATCGGCACTGTTGATGAAGAAGATTTCATGCGGGGAGTTGAGGATGTGATAAAAGAAGGCTGGGTGACTAAAAAAAGCTTTGTTCTGGATACAGAGCCAACAAACGGACAGATCCAGGTTGCTCATAAAGGGCGTACCTGGTTTGAAGTCACCGTTACAGGAGTGACCGCCCATGCGAGCACTCCCTGGAAGGGGGCCGACGCCATTGCCGCTATGGCCGAGATCATATCTTCCATACGCCGCCGGATCGGAGAATGCCCCACTCATGAGGATCTGGGCATATCTACCGTCACATTCGGCCAGATCGAAGGAGGATACCGCCCATATGTGGTTCCTGACCAATGCAAAGTATGGATCGACATGCGCCTGGTGCCTCCTACAGATACAGCTGCTGCCATCTCCATTGTGGAACAGGCTATCCGGGAAGCTGCGATCGCTGTTCCAGGGATCACCTCTTCTTATGAGATCACAGGAGACAGGCCATTCATCGAAAAGGATGAAAACTCCTATTTATTAAAAGCCCTGAAAGCCGCAGCAGAGGAAACTACAGGAAAAACGGTCCCTGTTTCCTATTTCCCCGGGTACACCGACACCGCCGTCATCGCTGGTAAGCTTCACAATCCCAACTGCATGTCCTATGGTCCCGGAGACCTGGAACTGGCCCATAAGCCAGATGAATTTGTCCCCTGTGAAGATATCTTAAGATGCGAGGAAGTGCTCACCAGACTGGCACGCTCCATTATCTTTTAG
- the recA gene encoding recombinase RecA, whose translation MNKDDKLKALDAALTQIEKAYGKGSVMKLGDSGTNMNVETIPTGALSLDIALGLGGIPRGRVVEVYGPESSGKTTVALHMIAEVQKRGGIAGFIDAEHALDPVYAKNIGVDIDNLYISQPDNGEQALEITETMVRSGAVDIVIVDSVAALVPKAEIEGDMGDSHVGLQARLMSQALRKLTAVISKSNCIVLFINQLREKVGVMFGSPETTTGGRALKFYASVRLDIRKIETLKQGGDMVGNRARVKVVKNKIAPPFKEAEFDIMFGKGISKEGDILDLAVKENIVEKSGAWFAYNNVKIGQGRENAKIYFQDNPAVCLEVENKVRIKYGLHEEGSIAPESAGSSATKESKRIKAEESKGETPKE comes from the coding sequence ATGAATAAAGATGATAAGCTAAAGGCGCTTGATGCCGCCCTTACTCAGATAGAAAAGGCATATGGGAAAGGCTCTGTTATGAAGCTGGGCGACTCAGGCACGAATATGAACGTTGAGACCATACCTACGGGTGCATTGAGCCTTGATATTGCCCTTGGCCTGGGCGGAATACCAAGGGGAAGGGTTGTGGAGGTCTACGGACCGGAATCCAGTGGTAAAACGACGGTTGCCCTACATATGATCGCAGAGGTTCAGAAGAGAGGCGGCATCGCAGGATTTATTGACGCGGAGCATGCCCTTGATCCTGTTTACGCCAAGAATATTGGAGTGGATATTGATAACCTTTACATTTCCCAGCCGGATAACGGGGAGCAGGCATTGGAAATTACAGAAACCATGGTTCGGTCCGGTGCCGTTGATATTGTAATCGTGGACTCGGTCGCAGCGCTTGTGCCAAAGGCCGAAATCGAAGGTGATATGGGCGATTCCCATGTGGGTCTTCAGGCGCGTCTGATGTCCCAGGCTCTTAGAAAGCTGACGGCCGTCATCAGCAAATCCAACTGTATTGTTCTCTTTATCAACCAGCTTCGTGAGAAGGTGGGAGTTATGTTTGGAAGCCCTGAGACTACCACGGGAGGACGTGCCCTTAAGTTCTATGCGTCTGTCCGCCTGGATATTCGTAAGATCGAGACCTTAAAGCAGGGCGGAGATATGGTAGGTAACCGGGCCCGTGTAAAGGTAGTAAAGAATAAGATTGCACCGCCATTTAAGGAGGCGGAATTCGACATCATGTTCGGCAAAGGTATTTCCAAGGAAGGAGATATCCTGGATCTGGCGGTGAAAGAGAATATCGTAGAAAAGAGCGGAGCATGGTTTGCTTATAATAATGTCAAGATCGGCCAGGGACGAGAGAATGCCAAGATTTATTTTCAGGACAATCCGGCAGTTTGCCTGGAGGTAGAGAACAAGGTCCGTATAAAGTATGGGCTTCATGAAGAAGGCAGTATAGCACCGGAGAGTGCTGGTTCATCTGCCACTAAGGAAAGCAAGAGAATCAAGGCAGAAGAAAGCAAGGGCGAAACTCCCAAGGAGTAA